A window of the Roseburia sp. 831b genome harbors these coding sequences:
- a CDS encoding peptidoglycan D,D-transpeptidase FtsI family protein, whose protein sequence is MYRSKTFHRKKIWIMFLFIFFISLFLIGRLVYLMIFCSEYYGKKAEDLHERERDIKAARGQIVDATGTVLATNRSVCTISVIHSQIEDPERVIDVLVKELGLSEEIVRKRVEKVSSIERIKTNVPKETGDAIREYQLAGVKVDEDYKRYYPYDTLASKVIGFTGADNQGILGLEVKYEDYLKGTDGKILTLTDARGVEIENAGETRMEPVNGNDLYISLDSNIQMYCEQAAQKVYTEKEAQNVSVLVMNPQNGEVMAMVNYPEFHLNDPFTLDCELTGTETEEQKQELRNQMWRNPCINDTYEPGSTFKIITTAAALEEGVLSLDDQFQCPGFKIVEDRKIRCHKVGGHGSETFVEGIMNSCNPVFIEVGLRLGPERFYQYFKQFGLLSKTNIDLPGEAATIMHQLDNIGQVELATISFGQSFQITPIQLATTVSSLINGGTRVTPHFGVCAKDENGKVVETFSYKSYDNICEEETSETLRYLLEKVVSEGTGKNGAVEGFEIGGKTATSQTLPRSDHKYISSFLGFAPASDPQVLVLVIIRDPKGVYYGGTIAAPVAKEIFENVLPYLDK, encoded by the coding sequence ATGTATCGGAGTAAGACGTTTCATCGAAAAAAGATATGGATTATGTTTTTGTTCATTTTTTTCATCTCTCTTTTTTTGATTGGAAGACTTGTTTATCTGATGATATTTTGTTCGGAATACTATGGAAAGAAAGCGGAAGATTTGCACGAAAGGGAGCGTGATATCAAGGCGGCAAGAGGGCAGATTGTGGATGCAACCGGGACCGTACTTGCAACCAACCGCTCCGTGTGTACCATATCGGTGATTCACAGCCAGATAGAAGATCCGGAAAGGGTCATCGATGTACTGGTAAAAGAATTGGGACTTTCTGAGGAAATAGTAAGGAAAAGAGTGGAAAAGGTAAGCTCGATTGAACGAATCAAGACGAATGTTCCGAAGGAGACCGGCGATGCCATCCGGGAGTATCAGCTTGCAGGGGTAAAAGTGGATGAGGATTACAAAAGGTATTATCCCTATGACACGCTTGCATCAAAAGTAATTGGTTTTACAGGAGCCGATAATCAGGGGATACTTGGTCTGGAGGTAAAATATGAGGATTATCTAAAAGGAACAGATGGCAAAATTTTGACGCTGACGGATGCAAGAGGGGTTGAGATTGAAAATGCAGGGGAGACGAGAATGGAGCCGGTAAACGGAAATGATTTATATATTTCCCTGGATTCGAATATTCAGATGTACTGTGAACAGGCGGCGCAAAAGGTTTATACAGAAAAAGAGGCACAGAATGTGTCTGTGCTTGTGATGAATCCGCAAAATGGAGAGGTTATGGCAATGGTCAATTACCCGGAGTTTCATTTAAATGATCCGTTTACGCTAGACTGTGAACTGACCGGAACTGAGACGGAGGAACAAAAACAGGAACTGCGGAATCAGATGTGGAGAAATCCCTGTATCAATGATACATATGAGCCAGGTTCTACCTTCAAGATCATCACGACAGCGGCCGCACTAGAGGAGGGCGTTCTTTCTTTAGATGACCAGTTTCAGTGTCCGGGGTTTAAGATTGTGGAGGACCGCAAAATCAGATGCCACAAGGTAGGAGGACATGGGAGTGAAACATTTGTAGAGGGAATCATGAATTCCTGTAACCCGGTTTTTATTGAGGTAGGACTTCGACTGGGACCAGAACGCTTCTATCAGTATTTTAAACAGTTTGGGCTGTTGTCAAAAACCAATATTGACCTCCCCGGCGAGGCGGCAACCATTATGCACCAGCTGGATAATATCGGTCAGGTAGAACTTGCAACCATTTCCTTTGGGCAGTCCTTTCAGATTACACCAATCCAGCTTGCGACAACAGTTTCGTCCCTTATCAATGGAGGAACAAGGGTGACGCCGCATTTTGGTGTCTGTGCAAAAGATGAAAATGGAAAAGTGGTGGAAACATTTTCTTATAAGAGTTATGATAATATCTGTGAGGAAGAAACTTCAGAAACGCTGCGTTATTTGCTGGAAAAAGTTGTGTCAGAAGGAACCGGTAAAAATGGTGCGGTGGAAGGGTTTGAAATTGGCGGAAAGACAGCGACCTCACAGACGCTTCCAAGATCAGACCACAAGTATATTTCTTCCTTTTTAGGGTTTGCTCCGGCGTCAGACCCACAGGTGCTGGTGCTTGTGATTATCAGGGATCCGAAAGGGGTTTACTATGGAGGTACCATTGCAGCTCCGGTGGCAAAAGAAATCTTTGAGAATGTGTTACCCTACCTTGATAAATAA
- a CDS encoding peptidoglycan D,D-transpeptidase FtsI family protein, producing MGKKKKEKPLTKFPKRMQKKLIVMFICITLFLGILIGRLMYIEYTSGEKYEKIVLSQQEYDSQTIPYQRGDIVDTKGTVLATSVAVYNVILDCSVMTSKDAYIEPTIDALVQCFPDYVTKETLESYAKDSKDSRYIVLAKKLPYEQVQAFTDLQEQEDEKGKLVNPNIKGVWFEKEYQREYPYNTLASSLIGFTTSGNVGINGIENYYNDTLNGVNGRTYGYLNSDNNFEKTVKEAEDGNTVVSTIDANIQSIVESKILEFNEAYTNNYREGEAGAKHIAVLAMNPNNGEVLAMASYPNYDLNNPRDLSSYYTQEEIDAMDDDTKLDILNDLWQNFCVTSTYEPGSTAKPFTVATGLDTATLQPTDEFDCDGYEMIAGYPKPLRCVNRNGHGHETIEQALMNSCNDALMQMSYWIGIDNFTKYQQIFGFGQKTNIDLPGEARTDSLIYTKDTMTPIDLATNSFGQCFNVTMIQMGTAFSSLINGGYLYQPRVVKKITDSDGNTIEEKGATLLRETVSSSTSDTVKGYLYNVVAQGTASTAKVDGYSMGGKTGTAQKHPIEEKKYLVSFIGYAPQENPQIVIYCIVDEPNAADQAHSTYAQNIVREIMKEVYPYMNIYPDEELTGINDGYTITGAPNSATSPTNQSAAADQAANTGVQDSVVGEDNAESIEEGTGENVPEEPQREDTNTPEGQ from the coding sequence GTGGGAAAAAAGAAAAAAGAAAAACCATTGACAAAATTTCCAAAGCGGATGCAGAAAAAATTAATTGTAATGTTTATCTGCATTACCCTTTTTCTTGGCATTCTCATTGGAAGACTGATGTATATTGAATATACCAGTGGAGAAAAATATGAAAAAATTGTCCTGTCTCAGCAGGAATACGACAGTCAGACCATTCCGTATCAGCGCGGAGATATTGTCGATACGAAAGGAACCGTTCTAGCTACAAGTGTAGCTGTATACAATGTGATTTTGGACTGCTCGGTTATGACAAGCAAGGATGCCTACATTGAGCCGACGATTGATGCATTGGTGCAGTGTTTCCCGGATTATGTGACAAAAGAGACGCTCGAATCTTATGCAAAAGATTCAAAGGACAGCAGATACATTGTGCTTGCCAAGAAACTTCCATACGAACAGGTACAGGCTTTTACCGATTTACAGGAACAAGAGGATGAAAAAGGAAAGCTGGTAAACCCGAATATCAAGGGTGTGTGGTTTGAAAAAGAATACCAGAGGGAATATCCATACAATACCCTGGCAAGTTCCCTGATTGGATTTACAACATCCGGGAATGTGGGAATCAATGGAATCGAGAATTATTATAACGATACGTTAAACGGTGTAAACGGAAGAACGTATGGTTATTTGAATTCGGATAATAATTTTGAAAAAACGGTCAAAGAAGCGGAAGATGGAAATACCGTTGTCAGTACGATTGACGCAAATATTCAGTCCATTGTAGAATCCAAGATTTTAGAATTTAACGAAGCCTACACGAACAATTACCGTGAAGGGGAAGCCGGTGCAAAGCACATTGCGGTTTTAGCGATGAACCCGAACAACGGGGAAGTGCTTGCGATGGCAAGTTATCCAAACTACGATTTAAACAATCCAAGAGACCTTTCTTCCTATTATACACAGGAAGAAATTGATGCGATGGATGATGATACAAAGTTAGATATCTTAAATGATTTGTGGCAGAATTTTTGCGTGACATCGACTTATGAACCGGGATCTACGGCAAAACCATTTACTGTAGCAACCGGATTAGATACTGCGACCTTGCAGCCGACAGATGAGTTCGACTGCGATGGATATGAGATGATAGCAGGCTATCCAAAGCCACTTCGCTGTGTCAACCGAAACGGTCATGGACATGAGACGATTGAACAGGCGCTTATGAATTCCTGTAATGATGCCTTGATGCAGATGTCATACTGGATTGGAATTGACAATTTCACCAAATACCAGCAGATATTTGGGTTTGGACAAAAGACCAATATTGACCTGCCGGGTGAGGCAAGAACGGATTCTTTGATTTATACCAAGGATACGATGACACCGATTGACCTTGCAACCAACTCATTTGGACAGTGTTTTAACGTGACCATGATTCAGATGGGAACCGCATTTTCTTCCTTAATTAATGGGGGATATCTGTATCAGCCAAGGGTTGTGAAAAAAATAACAGACTCCGATGGCAACACCATCGAGGAAAAGGGTGCAACACTTTTAAGAGAGACCGTTTCTAGTTCAACAAGCGACACGGTAAAAGGATATTTATATAATGTTGTGGCACAGGGAACTGCCTCCACTGCAAAAGTAGATGGCTATTCCATGGGTGGAAAGACCGGTACGGCACAGAAGCACCCGATTGAAGAAAAGAAATATTTAGTTTCCTTCATTGGTTATGCGCCGCAGGAAAATCCACAGATTGTAATTTACTGTATTGTGGACGAGCCAAACGCAGCAGATCAGGCACATAGTACTTACGCACAGAATATCGTGCGTGAGATTATGAAAGAGGTTTACCCTTATATGAATATCTATCCGGATGAAGAGCTTACGGGCATCAACGACGGATACACCATTACAGGGGCACCAAACTCCGCAACATCACCGACCAACCAGTCTGCCGCAGCAGATCAGGCTGCCAATACAGGTGTTCAGGATTCCGTTGTCGGCGAAGATAATGCAGAATCCATTGAAGAAGGAACCGGCGAGAATGTTCCGGAAGAACCACAAAGAGAAGATACCAATACTCCGGAAGGACAGTAA
- the rsmH gene encoding 16S rRNA (cytosine(1402)-N(4))-methyltransferase RsmH has product MEFNHYSVLLEETIENLNIKPDGIYVDGTLGGGGHSYQIAKRLSEKGRLIGIDQDEDAIRAASERLNEFQDKVTIIRSNYANMKEELQKIGVEKVDGIVLDLGVSSFQLDTPERGFTYRDENAPLDMRMDNRQTLTAKDIVNEYSEMELYRIIRDYGEDKFAKNIAKHIVKAREKKPIETTGDLTEIIRESIPMKMQVTSGHPAKRTFQAIRIELNHELDVLQNNLDTMIEMLNPGGRICIITFHSLEDRIVKVNFKRNENPCTCPSDFPVCVCGAVSKGKVVTRKPILPSEKELEENKRSKSAKLRVFERA; this is encoded by the coding sequence ATGGAATTTAATCACTACTCAGTTTTACTAGAAGAGACAATTGAAAACCTGAATATCAAACCCGATGGTATTTATGTAGATGGAACACTTGGCGGGGGCGGACATTCTTACCAGATTGCCAAAAGATTATCCGAAAAGGGAAGATTGATTGGAATTGATCAGGATGAGGATGCAATTCGTGCCGCTAGTGAAAGATTAAACGAATTTCAAGATAAAGTTACCATCATTCGAAGCAACTACGCGAATATGAAAGAAGAGCTGCAAAAGATTGGAGTGGAAAAAGTGGATGGCATTGTATTAGACCTTGGAGTTTCCTCTTTCCAGTTAGATACACCGGAACGTGGATTTACTTACCGGGATGAAAATGCACCACTCGATATGAGAATGGATAACAGACAGACATTAACCGCAAAGGATATTGTAAATGAGTACAGCGAGATGGAGCTGTACCGCATTATCCGGGATTACGGAGAAGATAAATTTGCAAAAAATATTGCAAAACACATTGTAAAAGCAAGAGAAAAGAAACCGATTGAGACAACCGGAGATTTGACAGAAATTATCCGTGAGTCCATTCCGATGAAGATGCAGGTGACCAGCGGTCATCCGGCAAAACGTACGTTTCAGGCAATCCGAATTGAACTGAATCATGAGCTGGATGTGTTACAGAACAACTTAGATACCATGATTGAGATGTTAAATCCGGGTGGAAGAATCTGTATCATTACGTTCCATTCTCTTGAGGATCGTATTGTAAAAGTGAATTTCAAGAGAAATGAAAACCCATGTACATGCCCAAGTGATTTCCCGGTATGTGTATGTGGTGCTGTTTCAAAAGGGAAAGTTGTGACAAGAAAACCAATTTTACCATCAGAGAAAGAATTAGAAGAAAATAAACGCTCGAAGAGTGCGAAACTTAGAGTGTTTGAACGTGCTTAA
- the mraZ gene encoding division/cell wall cluster transcriptional repressor MraZ, which yields MFMGEYNHTVDPKGRLIVPSKFREQLGNEFVVTKGLDGCLFVYPNEEWHNIEEKFRNISMTSKDARKFSRFFFAGAASCELDKQGRILLPSVLREYADLEKDVVLVGVLSRIEIWSKDRWLDNNNYDDMDEVAEHMADLGLSI from the coding sequence ATGTTCATGGGAGAGTACAATCACACAGTGGACCCGAAAGGCAGACTGATAGTTCCATCCAAATTCAGAGAACAGCTTGGGAATGAATTTGTGGTTACAAAGGGACTGGATGGATGCTTGTTTGTATATCCAAATGAAGAATGGCACAACATAGAAGAAAAATTTCGTAATATTTCCATGACCTCCAAAGATGCAAGAAAATTCTCCCGTTTCTTCTTCGCTGGGGCAGCGTCCTGTGAGTTGGACAAGCAGGGAAGAATTTTACTTCCATCCGTACTTAGGGAATATGCAGACCTTGAAAAAGATGTTGTTCTGGTGGGAGTGCTTAGCCGAATTGAAATCTGGAGCAAAGACAGATGGCTGGATAACAACAACTATGATGACATGGATGAAGTGGCAGAGCATATGGCCGATTTAGGATTAAGTATTTAA
- a CDS encoding zinc dependent phospholipase C family protein → MRKKSHISLARYLVQNVKDENLKKHKWSFYLGSILPDIKPSFLYKRHEITATYPKLQKEIEKLAEGKKHHGKKGRAYFLDLGQVTHYLADYFTYPHNKTFHGGFREHCSYEERLKRDLRTYLKKGNTRHEKAEFHSPEALCNFIQKTHDDYNKKKHDVEGDIRHIVEVNQKAVEGMISLLAQKKEEHFLKHS, encoded by the coding sequence ATGAGAAAAAAGTCACATATTTCATTGGCACGTTATCTTGTTCAGAATGTAAAAGATGAAAATCTAAAGAAACACAAGTGGTCCTTTTATCTTGGAAGCATTTTGCCAGATATCAAACCGTCTTTTCTATACAAGCGTCATGAAATCACGGCAACTTATCCAAAACTGCAAAAAGAGATTGAAAAACTTGCAGAGGGCAAAAAACACCATGGAAAAAAGGGAAGAGCCTATTTTTTAGATTTAGGTCAGGTAACACACTACCTTGCAGATTATTTCACGTATCCACACAATAAGACGTTTCACGGAGGATTCCGGGAACATTGCAGTTATGAGGAGCGTTTGAAGAGAGATTTAAGAACATACTTAAAGAAGGGGAACACCAGACACGAGAAAGCAGAATTTCATTCCCCGGAAGCGCTTTGTAATTTTATTCAGAAGACACATGATGATTATAATAAGAAGAAACACGATGTCGAGGGCGATATCCGTCACATCGTCGAGGTGAATCAGAAAGCGGTTGAGGGCATGATTTCATTGCTTGCCCAAAAGAAAGAAGAACATTTTTTGAAACATTCCTAA
- a CDS encoding DUF1540 domain-containing protein: MTNLDCSVTGCFYNEDKCCMKENILVDGKDATENSETCCSSFKEKGCGCNTNTVKNSKKEVDVSCEATNCMFNDACKCQAEHIGIAGGNACNCKETECASFDCK; this comes from the coding sequence ATGACAAACTTAGATTGTTCCGTAACAGGATGCTTTTACAACGAAGATAAGTGCTGTATGAAAGAAAATATTTTAGTGGATGGAAAAGATGCAACCGAGAATTCCGAGACTTGCTGCAGCAGCTTCAAGGAAAAAGGCTGTGGATGCAACACAAACACGGTTAAAAATTCCAAAAAAGAAGTAGATGTGTCCTGTGAAGCAACAAACTGTATGTTCAATGATGCCTGTAAATGTCAGGCAGAGCACATCGGAATTGCCGGTGGAAATGCATGTAACTGTAAAGAAACAGAATGTGCAAGCTTTGACTGTAAATAA
- the thrS gene encoding threonine--tRNA ligase gives MKITLKDGSVKEYSEAKSVYDIAKDISEGLARVACAGEVNGEIVDLRTVLENDCELNIVTASDAEGLKVIRHTASHVLAQAVKRLFPNAKITIGPAIEDGFYYDFEAEPFSREDLDNLEKEMKKIIKEGHELKRFTLPREEAIKFMEEKGEPFKVELIEDLPEGEEISFYDQGEFVDLCAGPHLMSTKGIKAFKLTSSSMAYWRGDSNKARLQRIYGTAFNKKEELNEYLEKLEDAKRRDHNKLGREMGLFTTVDVIGQGLPLFTPKGTKMIMKLQRWIEDLEDNEWGYLRTRTPLMAKADLYKISGHWDHYMDGMFILNKDSDDKETMALRPMTCPFQYYVYMNEQHSYRDLPYRMAETSTLFRNEDSGEMHGLTRVRQFTITEAHIILTPDQAEEELTRCTELCHYVMKTLGIDGDVTYRLSKWDPNNKEKYLGDDEYWNSTQQYLRHVMDENHIPYTEADGEAAFYGPKIDIQAKNVYGKEDTMVTIQLDCASAEKFGMYYIDENGNKALPWIIHRTSMGCYERTLAWLIEHYAGKFPTWLCPEQVRVLPISEKYEEYANKVCKELKKNGVDATVDNRSEKIGYKIREARLDKLPYMLVVGHQEEADGTVSVRSRFAGDEGVKALDVFVNQICEEIRTKEIRQEQPQEETK, from the coding sequence ATGAAAATCACATTAAAAGATGGCTCTGTAAAAGAGTACAGTGAAGCAAAATCAGTTTATGACATCGCAAAAGATATCAGTGAAGGACTTGCACGCGTTGCCTGTGCAGGTGAAGTAAACGGTGAAATCGTAGATTTAAGAACCGTTTTGGAGAACGACTGCGAATTAAATATTGTAACAGCAAGTGACGCTGAGGGATTAAAAGTTATCCGTCATACAGCATCCCATGTATTGGCACAGGCAGTAAAACGTTTATTCCCAAATGCTAAAATTACGATCGGACCTGCGATTGAAGATGGTTTTTACTATGATTTTGAGGCAGAACCATTTTCCAGAGAAGATTTAGATAATCTGGAAAAAGAGATGAAAAAAATCATCAAAGAAGGTCATGAATTAAAGAGATTTACCCTTCCAAGAGAAGAGGCAATCAAATTCATGGAAGAAAAAGGCGAGCCTTTTAAAGTAGAATTAATTGAAGATTTGCCGGAGGGCGAGGAGATTTCCTTCTACGATCAGGGCGAATTCGTTGACCTTTGTGCAGGACCACATTTAATGAGCACAAAAGGAATCAAGGCATTCAAACTGACCTCTTCCTCCATGGCTTACTGGAGAGGAGATTCCAACAAAGCGCGTTTACAGAGAATTTATGGTACTGCATTTAATAAAAAAGAAGAGTTGAATGAGTACCTTGAGAAATTAGAAGATGCAAAACGTCGTGACCACAACAAACTTGGACGTGAGATGGGATTGTTCACCACAGTTGATGTTATCGGACAGGGACTTCCACTGTTTACTCCTAAGGGAACCAAGATGATTATGAAACTCCAGAGATGGATTGAGGACTTAGAGGATAACGAGTGGGGATATCTTCGTACCCGTACACCATTGATGGCAAAAGCTGACCTTTATAAGATTTCCGGTCACTGGGATCATTACATGGATGGTATGTTCATTTTAAATAAAGACAGCGATGATAAAGAGACCATGGCACTTCGTCCAATGACATGTCCATTCCAGTATTATGTATACATGAACGAGCAGCATTCTTACAGAGATCTTCCATATCGTATGGCAGAGACATCTACCTTATTCCGTAACGAGGATTCCGGAGAGATGCATGGACTTACACGTGTGCGTCAGTTTACCATCACAGAGGCTCACATTATTTTAACTCCGGATCAGGCAGAAGAAGAGTTAACAAGATGTACCGAGTTATGTCATTATGTTATGAAGACACTTGGTATTGACGGAGATGTTACTTACCGTCTTTCCAAATGGGATCCAAACAACAAGGAAAAATATCTTGGTGATGATGAATATTGGAACAGCACACAGCAGTATCTGCGTCATGTTATGGATGAAAATCATATTCCATATACAGAAGCAGACGGCGAGGCAGCATTCTATGGTCCTAAGATTGATATCCAGGCTAAGAATGTATACGGCAAAGAAGATACTATGGTTACTATCCAGTTAGACTGTGCATCGGCTGAAAAATTCGGCATGTACTATATTGATGAGAATGGTAACAAAGCACTTCCTTGGATCATCCACAGAACATCTATGGGATGTTATGAAAGAACACTTGCATGGTTAATCGAGCATTACGCTGGCAAGTTCCCAACATGGTTATGCCCAGAGCAGGTTCGTGTACTTCCGATTTCTGAGAAATACGAAGAGTATGCAAACAAAGTCTGCAAGGAGTTAAAGAAAAACGGTGTCGATGCAACCGTAGATAACCGTTCTGAAAAGATTGGTTACAAGATTCGCGAAGCAAGACTTGACAAACTTCCATACATGCTTGTTGTAGGACATCAGGAAGAAGCAGATGGAACCGTTTCTGTTCGAAGCCGTTTCGCAGGAGATGAAGGTGTGAAAGCACTTGACGTCTTTGTAAACCAGATTTGTGAAGAAATCCGCACCAAAGAAATCAGACAGGAACAGCCACAGGAAGAGACAAAATAA
- a CDS encoding SEC-C metal-binding domain-containing protein: MALLEQWQKVAYNEKTDKGELQRFWQRYFLLEKGVYEKLLTNPDEKVEGTVKELADKYGITVMEMTGFLDGINDSLVKPNPIETMEEDTKVSLVFDKEKLYMNMVDAKADWLYELPMWDNIFDADKKKKLFLLQKKSGTVVVGKKVGRNDPCPCGSGKKYKYCCGR, from the coding sequence ATGGCATTATTAGAGCAGTGGCAGAAAGTTGCCTATAATGAAAAGACAGATAAGGGCGAATTACAGAGATTCTGGCAGAGATATTTTCTTTTAGAAAAAGGGGTTTATGAGAAATTATTGACAAATCCAGATGAAAAAGTCGAAGGAACTGTAAAAGAGCTTGCAGATAAATACGGCATCACTGTTATGGAAATGACAGGATTCTTAGATGGAATTAACGACAGCCTTGTAAAACCAAACCCAATCGAGACAATGGAAGAAGATACAAAGGTCAGCCTTGTATTTGATAAAGAGAAATTATACATGAACATGGTAGATGCGAAAGCAGACTGGTTATACGAACTTCCAATGTGGGACAACATCTTTGATGCAGATAAGAAGAAAAAATTATTCTTATTACAGAAGAAATCAGGTACAGTTGTAGTTGGAAAGAAAGTTGGACGTAACGATCCATGCCCATGCGGTTCTGGAAAGAAATACAAATACTGCTGTGGAAGATAA
- a CDS encoding DUF4340 domain-containing protein, translating to MQKQRKQFVITVVILLVLVLAYIGIHIYNQKQEEKKEKEEKENEITVTELDTDDMTAFSYQVSGETLSFTKDGDEWVYDQDTSLDLDEDVVNGMIEKAASLTADDSFDDYDSLADYGLDQPSNTITLTTKESTTTLYLGNQNAMTSQYYLMTGDGETVYAVDNTLSTTFSKTVDSLVKEEDTQTEEPEEAVTEETESVSDTEASVE from the coding sequence ATGCAAAAACAAAGAAAACAGTTTGTGATAACGGTTGTGATTCTTCTTGTGTTGGTTCTTGCTTACATTGGAATTCATATTTATAACCAAAAGCAGGAAGAGAAGAAGGAGAAAGAAGAAAAAGAAAATGAGATTACCGTGACAGAACTTGATACGGATGATATGACCGCCTTTTCCTATCAGGTGAGCGGTGAGACCTTATCCTTCACCAAAGACGGTGATGAATGGGTTTATGACCAGGATACTTCCCTGGATTTAGACGAAGATGTTGTAAATGGAATGATAGAAAAAGCGGCAAGTCTTACCGCAGACGATTCGTTTGATGATTATGACAGTCTGGCTGATTATGGTCTTGACCAGCCGTCGAATACGATTACATTGACAACAAAAGAGAGTACGACAACGCTTTATCTTGGAAATCAGAATGCTATGACAAGCCAGTATTACCTGATGACCGGAGATGGAGAAACAGTCTATGCAGTGGACAATACGCTTTCGACCACTTTCTCAAAGACGGTGGATAGCCTTGTAAAAGAGGAGGACACCCAGACAGAAGAACCGGAAGAAGCGGTGACAGAAGAAACAGAAAGTGTTTCGGATACGGAAGCCAGCGTAGAATAA